The Candidatus Tanganyikabacteria bacterium genome has a window encoding:
- a CDS encoding FHA domain-containing protein: MSDASLSDRHARLEWNGRWELTDLGSKAGTFLKGSRLQADQPTPVTVGTAVRFGTIEMLLDVHIGLPR; the protein is encoded by the coding sequence TTGTCTGACGCTTCCTTGTCGGATCGCCACGCGCGCCTCGAGTGGAACGGCCGCTGGGAGCTGACCGATCTAGGCAGCAAGGCCGGTACGTTCCTGAAGGGCTCGCGCCTCCAGGCCGATCAGCCGACGCCCGTCACCGTGGGCACGGCAGTCCGCTTCGGCACGATCGAGATGCTCCTCGACGTGCACATCGGCCTGCCGCGCTAG
- a CDS encoding MMPL family transporter, translating into MPGSASWRVEQALARQFDSPFSQVLLVVLEGADRTDAAVALPLRLAREEWVTQTRRWPTDPGEPAVLAVGLRADGLAAAEPLVKPLRKAVAGLPHVRSGRVKATVTGQAALGVDLNDHAARASATAEKRVLPLTLLALVFAFGALGAAVAPLVAGAAAVIAALGLLRLISEFMPLSVYASTIASMLGLGLGIDYALLVVSRIREEGDLTVAVRRSAPLIAVSAATVVIGLFIMATVPVQDLVGLGVGGAVVAFTAATAGITLLPAVAALLGRWLEAPRLLSGLLDNPGRLARWRERARRVVARRGLALGVAALVLLALAAPLRGVDLGFPELGQMPAEIETMRGWRTLERLRTAGALVPVDILVTNPPGKSIVGSALAVSRAARFLEADPRVAEVRTFIGPARPGYLELARSLGIAVEETLPPRSRWLLSRDGRSTLIQVVLKNGVSLADREAFHARVSALPWTRFLFLPGVEVHVGGMTALNRDIEDTAVAAIPRIAALVVLATCLMLFATTRSILIPLKAVLANLLTVAAALGGTLALFRSEAGARLLGLDGPVLSVTPGIPILVFCVVFGLSMDYEVFLIARIKEAHDQGADDKDAVIDGLGATGGVITSAAAIMAIVFAGFALTDLIVIKMLGVALALGVLLDATVVRLLLIPALMVFAGRYNWYPGERRA; encoded by the coding sequence GTGCCTGGCTCGGCCTCCTGGCGGGTCGAGCAGGCGCTCGCGCGGCAGTTCGACTCGCCCTTCAGCCAGGTCCTGCTGGTGGTGCTGGAGGGCGCCGATCGCACGGACGCGGCGGTGGCCCTGCCGCTTCGCCTGGCCCGCGAGGAGTGGGTGACCCAGACGCGCCGCTGGCCCACCGATCCCGGCGAACCGGCGGTCCTGGCGGTCGGCCTCCGGGCCGACGGCCTCGCGGCGGCCGAACCGCTCGTCAAGCCGCTGCGCAAGGCAGTCGCCGGGTTGCCGCATGTCCGGTCCGGGCGCGTAAAGGCAACCGTGACCGGGCAGGCCGCGCTTGGGGTGGACCTCAACGATCACGCGGCGCGGGCGTCTGCCACCGCCGAGAAGCGCGTGCTGCCCCTGACCCTGCTGGCCCTGGTCTTCGCTTTCGGGGCCCTCGGCGCGGCGGTCGCGCCCCTGGTGGCCGGCGCGGCGGCCGTGATCGCGGCGCTGGGGCTGCTGCGGCTGATCAGCGAGTTCATGCCGCTTTCGGTCTACGCGTCGACGATCGCCTCGATGCTGGGCCTCGGGCTCGGGATCGACTACGCCCTGCTAGTCGTCAGTCGCATCCGGGAGGAGGGCGACCTGACGGTCGCCGTGCGGCGATCCGCTCCGCTGATCGCCGTCTCCGCCGCCACGGTCGTCATCGGCCTGTTCATCATGGCGACGGTGCCCGTCCAGGATCTGGTGGGCCTGGGGGTGGGAGGCGCGGTGGTGGCGTTCACCGCCGCGACGGCCGGCATCACGCTGTTGCCGGCGGTGGCCGCGCTCCTGGGGCGCTGGCTCGAGGCGCCGCGCCTCCTCTCGGGGCTCCTGGACAACCCGGGCCGCCTGGCGCGGTGGCGCGAGCGCGCCCGCAGGGTCGTCGCCCGCAGGGGCCTTGCCCTGGGCGTGGCGGCGCTCGTGCTCCTGGCGCTCGCGGCGCCCCTTCGCGGAGTGGATCTGGGGTTTCCGGAGCTCGGGCAGATGCCGGCGGAAATCGAGACGATGCGCGGCTGGCGTACCCTCGAGCGCTTGCGAACCGCCGGCGCGCTCGTCCCGGTGGACATCCTGGTCACCAACCCGCCGGGCAAGAGCATCGTGGGCTCGGCGCTCGCGGTCTCCCGGGCGGCGCGGTTCTTGGAGGCCGATCCGCGCGTCGCGGAGGTCAGGACCTTCATCGGCCCGGCGAGGCCAGGTTACCTGGAACTCGCCAGGTCGCTCGGCATCGCGGTGGAGGAGACGCTCCCTCCCCGGTCCCGGTGGCTCCTGTCCCGCGACGGGCGGTCCACGCTGATCCAGGTGGTCCTCAAGAACGGCGTGTCGCTGGCCGATCGCGAGGCATTCCACGCGCGGGTTTCCGCCCTGCCGTGGACCCGGTTCCTCTTCCTTCCGGGGGTCGAGGTGCATGTCGGCGGCATGACCGCGCTGAACCGCGATATCGAGGACACGGCCGTGGCGGCCATTCCGCGCATCGCGGCGCTCGTGGTCCTCGCCACGTGCCTGATGCTCTTCGCGACGACCCGCTCCATCCTCATTCCGCTCAAGGCGGTGCTGGCGAACCTCCTGACCGTGGCGGCCGCCCTCGGCGGGACGCTTGCGCTCTTCCGGTCGGAGGCCGGCGCCCGCCTCCTGGGCCTCGACGGCCCGGTCCTGTCGGTCACTCCCGGCATCCCCATCCTGGTCTTCTGCGTCGTGTTCGGCCTGTCCATGGACTACGAGGTCTTCCTGATCGCGCGCATCAAGGAGGCGCACGACCAGGGAGCCGACGACAAGGACGCGGTGATCGACGGCCTGGGGGCCACGGGCGGTGTCATCACCAGTGCGGCCGCGATCATGGCGATCGTGTTCGCGGGCTTCGCCTTGACCGACCTCATCGTCATCAAGATGCTGGGCGTCGCCCTGGCGCTCGGCGTCCTTCTGGACGCGACCGTCGTGCGCCTGCTCCTGATCCCCGCCCTGATGGTATTCGCGGGTCGCTACAACTGGTATCCCGGCGAGCGGCGCGCTTGA
- a CDS encoding winged helix-turn-helix transcriptional regulator, with protein MTLLGLRPDLVDKAEFFKALGDVNRLRILVLLRDAPRCVTDLVGALETPQATVSHHLKILRRAGLVVAEKQGRENYYRLTLLAEARHGIF; from the coding sequence ATGACTTTACTCGGATTGCGACCCGATCTGGTCGACAAGGCGGAGTTCTTCAAGGCCCTGGGCGATGTCAACCGCCTTCGCATCCTGGTGCTCCTGCGGGACGCGCCGCGTTGCGTGACCGACCTGGTCGGGGCTCTGGAGACCCCGCAGGCGACGGTGTCCCACCATCTCAAGATCCTGCGGCGGGCGGGCCTGGTCGTCGCGGAAAAGCAGGGACGGGAGAATTACTACCGGCTGACCCTGCTGGCCGAGGCGCGGCACGGGATCTTCTGA
- the egtD gene encoding L-histidine N(alpha)-methyltransferase, with amino-acid sequence MTPYAGLKPPVAPGPDAPDRLARDVARGLASDPPALPCMYFYDEAGSAIYDEITRLPEYYPPRAEAEILREYGGDMLDRIGPCELVELGAGPATRTRILLDEVARRSWPLVFLPTDASRAMLGSSIEALRREYPGGSFEGVLGDYEATLAQLLPRRDRTLVFLGGTIGNLEDDEIGSLAAAAARALEPGGHFLVGFDRQAHPGKRAQTIHAAYNDAAGVTARFNLNMLARLNRELGADFDLAAWEHEAPYNTRHHRIEMFLRSKRDQQVRIPALDRTFFFPAGLRILTEISRKFEPDRLVPLFQPFGLVADWSDAQERFGMALFRRT; translated from the coding sequence ATGACTCCGTACGCAGGCCTCAAGCCGCCGGTTGCGCCCGGACCGGACGCCCCGGATCGCCTGGCGCGCGACGTGGCCAGGGGACTCGCGTCCGATCCGCCGGCGCTTCCATGCATGTATTTCTACGACGAGGCGGGCTCTGCCATCTACGACGAGATCACGCGCTTGCCCGAGTACTATCCGCCGCGGGCCGAGGCCGAGATCCTGCGGGAGTACGGCGGCGACATGCTCGATCGCATCGGCCCCTGCGAACTGGTCGAACTGGGCGCCGGCCCGGCCACCCGCACGCGCATCCTGCTCGACGAGGTGGCCCGGCGCTCCTGGCCTCTGGTCTTCCTGCCCACCGACGCCAGCCGCGCGATGCTGGGCAGCAGCATCGAGGCGCTGCGCCGCGAGTATCCCGGCGGCAGCTTCGAAGGCGTCCTGGGCGACTACGAGGCGACGCTCGCCCAGTTGCTCCCGCGGCGCGATCGCACGCTGGTCTTCCTGGGGGGCACCATCGGCAACCTCGAAGACGACGAGATCGGCTCCCTCGCCGCGGCGGCGGCTCGCGCCCTGGAACCGGGCGGCCACTTCCTGGTGGGCTTCGACCGCCAGGCGCATCCGGGGAAACGGGCCCAGACCATTCACGCCGCGTACAACGACGCCGCCGGAGTGACCGCTCGCTTCAACCTCAACATGCTGGCGCGACTGAATCGCGAACTGGGCGCCGACTTCGACCTGGCGGCCTGGGAACACGAGGCGCCGTACAACACGCGCCACCACCGCATCGAGATGTTCTTGCGCAGCAAGCGAGACCAGCAAGTGCGCATCCCGGCGCTCGACCGCACCTTCTTCTTCCCTGCTGGCTTGCGCATCCTCACCGAGATATCGCGAAAGTTCGAGCCTGACCGCCTGGTCCCGCTGTTCCAGCCGTTCGGCCTGGTGGCCGACTGGTCCGACGCCCAGGAGCGGTTCGGGATGGCGCTGTTCCGGCGGACCTGA
- the egtB gene encoding ergothioneine biosynthesis protein EgtB, whose translation MLADIAAPPAGAALAPADLDRLLADLASIRDCTLECEAMISDAGLRALPRIWHWSPLGWQFGHVPCFEEQFVLVCLKGDPTIDATYLERFMPATTPPPERVHLPPRADVLSYLHEVRRRSVAYFESAGPTGDVLFTLEMLIEHEAMHLEHQLHMCTWLPPEELRRVPGPLPPGPAWHEPAGAPGMLEVAGGRVRIGGTPGRVWDNELPPCEVTLGDYFVDALPVSNGAYLEFLESGAYADRRWWSDPGWAWLEFTGALHPYYWRKAEDGWRQRMLCDEAPLQPAEPVMGLSWFEAEAYAQFAGKRLLSEFEWEHAAKSLGRLPGAGYAWEWTGSWFKPYAGFEPGPYRRYSEPQFGEVYRVLKGGCWATLPAQGRPSFRNWYNPSLRQIFAGVRLGRDA comes from the coding sequence TTGCTCGCCGACATCGCGGCTCCTCCCGCGGGGGCGGCCCTCGCGCCGGCCGATCTCGACCGCCTGCTGGCGGATCTTGCTTCCATCCGCGACTGCACCCTCGAGTGCGAGGCCATGATCTCCGACGCGGGCCTGCGCGCGCTTCCGCGTATCTGGCACTGGAGCCCGCTGGGCTGGCAGTTCGGCCACGTGCCCTGCTTCGAGGAGCAATTCGTGCTCGTGTGCCTCAAGGGCGATCCCACGATCGACGCCACCTACCTCGAGCGCTTCATGCCCGCGACCACGCCGCCGCCGGAGCGCGTCCACCTGCCGCCGCGCGCCGACGTCCTGTCGTACCTCCACGAGGTGCGGAGGCGGTCGGTCGCGTACTTCGAGAGCGCGGGCCCGACCGGAGACGTCCTGTTCACCCTCGAGATGCTCATCGAGCACGAGGCGATGCACCTGGAGCACCAGCTTCACATGTGCACCTGGCTCCCGCCCGAGGAACTGCGCCGGGTACCGGGGCCCCTGCCGCCCGGCCCCGCATGGCATGAGCCCGCCGGCGCGCCCGGGATGCTGGAGGTCGCCGGCGGGCGGGTCCGCATCGGCGGGACTCCCGGCCGCGTCTGGGACAACGAGCTTCCGCCCTGCGAGGTGACGCTGGGCGACTACTTCGTGGACGCTCTCCCGGTGTCCAACGGGGCGTACCTGGAGTTCCTGGAGAGCGGCGCCTACGCGGATCGCCGCTGGTGGAGCGATCCGGGGTGGGCCTGGCTCGAGTTCACGGGAGCGCTGCACCCGTATTACTGGCGCAAAGCGGAGGACGGCTGGCGCCAGCGCATGCTGTGCGACGAGGCGCCGCTGCAGCCGGCCGAGCCCGTCATGGGACTCTCGTGGTTCGAGGCCGAGGCGTACGCCCAGTTCGCCGGCAAGCGCCTCCTCTCCGAGTTCGAGTGGGAGCACGCCGCGAAATCGCTCGGGCGACTGCCGGGAGCCGGCTACGCGTGGGAGTGGACCGGATCCTGGTTCAAGCCCTACGCAGGATTCGAGCCGGGACCGTACCGGCGCTACAGCGAGCCGCAATTCGGCGAGGTCTACCGGGTCCTCAAGGGTGGCTGCTGGGCCACGCTTCCCGCCCAGGGGCGGCCGAGCTTCCGCAACTGGTACAACCCGAGCCTGCGGCAGATCTTCGCCGGCGTCAGGCTCGGCCGCGACGCCTGA
- a CDS encoding ferritin-like domain-containing protein, whose protein sequence is MSSMLDAIRNAAQNRDTFRDAARSGNLKVIFSLVGPALRGFVLQKGKQSEAIDIQSAGQAHFDWNYGGDRPDLVKLYENAKRNQWNGSDLAWRTTVDPHDPATELLADWAVPIRDLPAYRALPRQEQEVQKAKILAWLLSQFLHGEQGALFAACQVTVSAHSGDAKLYGSSQVVDEGRHVEVFNRYLVEKLEKRYLINDNLYVILDALMTDSRWDMKFLGMQILIEGLALGAFGTLREATREPLLRDLLRRVIADEARHVHFGVLALEGYFTRELSEADRREREDWAYEIALFMRNRFLAHEFYEEYYGHLMSRAAWDRSMLDSDFMRLFRTRMFRRLVPNLRRIGLLSDRVRPHYAALGLLEYEHEPSAPELSAEDLLG, encoded by the coding sequence ATGAGTAGCATGCTCGACGCCATCCGCAACGCGGCGCAGAACCGCGACACTTTCCGGGACGCGGCCCGGTCCGGCAACCTCAAGGTGATCTTCTCGCTGGTCGGGCCGGCCCTGCGCGGTTTCGTTCTGCAGAAGGGCAAGCAGTCCGAGGCGATCGACATCCAGTCGGCCGGCCAGGCGCACTTCGACTGGAACTACGGCGGGGATCGGCCCGATCTGGTGAAGCTTTATGAGAACGCCAAGCGCAACCAGTGGAACGGCTCGGACCTCGCTTGGCGGACCACGGTCGACCCCCACGATCCGGCCACCGAACTCCTCGCCGACTGGGCCGTGCCCATCCGCGACCTGCCGGCCTACCGGGCGCTGCCGCGCCAGGAGCAGGAGGTCCAGAAAGCCAAGATACTGGCCTGGCTTCTCAGCCAGTTCCTTCACGGCGAGCAAGGCGCGCTCTTCGCGGCGTGCCAGGTCACGGTGTCAGCGCACTCGGGCGACGCGAAGCTATACGGCTCGAGCCAGGTCGTCGACGAAGGGCGCCACGTGGAGGTCTTCAACCGCTATCTGGTCGAGAAGCTCGAGAAGCGCTACCTCATCAACGACAACCTGTACGTCATCCTCGACGCGCTGATGACCGATTCGCGCTGGGACATGAAGTTCCTGGGCATGCAGATCCTGATCGAGGGCCTGGCACTCGGCGCCTTCGGCACCCTGCGGGAGGCGACCCGCGAACCCCTGCTGCGCGACCTCCTCCGCCGGGTCATCGCCGACGAGGCGCGACACGTGCATTTTGGCGTCCTGGCGCTGGAGGGCTACTTCACGCGCGAACTCTCCGAGGCCGATCGGCGCGAACGCGAGGACTGGGCCTACGAAATAGCTCTCTTCATGCGCAACCGCTTCCTGGCCCACGAGTTCTACGAGGAGTACTACGGGCACCTGATGAGCCGCGCCGCGTGGGACCGCAGCATGCTCGACAGCGACTTCATGAGGTTGTTCCGGACGCGCATGTTCCGCCGCCTGGTCCCCAACCTGCGGCGCATCGGCCTGCTGAGCGACCGCGTGCGGCCGCACTACGCCGCCCTGGGCCTCCTCGAGTACGAGCACGAGCCCAGCGCGCCGGAACTCTCGGCCGAAGACCTGCTGGGCTGA
- a CDS encoding TetR/AcrR family transcriptional regulator: protein MGRPPARTIDQATTERLLVAAERHFGREGFAAARLEDIAGDAGISRPSLLYHFKTKDDLYAAVVDRAFARLGEALGAAMVTGGEFPDRLDATIRRYLAFLDEQPQIAQIVLREFLSPSPAGRGLLMTQIRPLVDLIVRFIRVEGRGYVRPDLPLREAVLQVGMGSLVRSAAGDLRGPLWGEQTEDDAARAARILFLGGEVGR from the coding sequence ATGGGTAGACCGCCGGCCAGGACGATCGATCAGGCGACCACCGAGCGCCTGCTCGTGGCCGCCGAGCGCCACTTCGGTCGCGAAGGCTTCGCGGCGGCGCGCCTCGAGGACATCGCGGGCGATGCCGGGATCAGCCGGCCGTCGCTGCTCTACCACTTCAAGACCAAGGACGATCTGTACGCCGCCGTCGTCGACCGGGCCTTCGCCCGCCTGGGAGAGGCCCTTGGTGCCGCGATGGTGACGGGCGGCGAATTCCCGGACCGCCTGGATGCGACGATCCGGCGGTACCTGGCTTTTCTGGACGAGCAGCCGCAGATCGCCCAGATCGTCCTGCGCGAGTTCCTTTCTCCCAGTCCGGCGGGACGCGGGTTGCTGATGACGCAGATCCGGCCCCTCGTGGATCTCATCGTGCGGTTCATTCGCGTCGAGGGTCGCGGGTACGTGCGGCCGGATTTGCCGCTGCGCGAGGCGGTGCTCCAGGTCGGGATGGGCTCCCTGGTCAGGTCGGCGGCCGGCGATCTGCGCGGGCCCCTGTGGGGCGAGCAGACCGAGGACGACGCGGCTCGGGCCGCGCGTATCCTCTTTCTGGGAGGCGAAGTGGGCCGATGA
- a CDS encoding VCBS repeat-containing protein: protein MVKELQPRAAGRWQIPTWRDPRWAFAAILTLYAVLGCTVLGFNRNPWQMLVTTASGCLLDVALARALRGQRIFPLSAYISTVSLSILLNYSHDYVLLLFPVILTIGSKYLLTFEGKHVFNPSMFGVAVSLLVAQDLITTSPAYQWGGTIAMSLFIVMAALSLFVFQIGRSPLIVSFLLFYALQTALRAWIMRHHLPWETLFYGTLTAAPFFIFVFYMITDPQTSPRTPRGQIAFALALTLVDLYLHKLESVFTFFYAALALAACKFAFLHGREILRDGLASRLAAFPRRAWAVVGGLGAVLYLAYTLVLFPAIRTVPAFRLLEVPPAESGLGSEMGRALQQVDPRLRHIAKWVLSVGDAVAVGDFDGDERPDLFLTHALKKPEYRAALYRNLGGLRFARVRDPALASLAARDPAEAGLPSAAVFADYDGDGDQDLFVGYGYGKSRLLRNTLAETGTAAFRDATRAAGIDDHTTCLAATFLDYDRDGRLDLLIGNSVTPYLRDYDPPRPLNVFALPAPEHDGDRRMFHFMHDGWHDATNGGRNALYRNLGGGRFAKQDIAAMGMPETHWTLAIGTGDFDRDGWPDLYLASDFGRDDLYLNRGGKRFERVAGNLFGEIGLDTYKGMNSTVADFDRNGHPDVYVSNVHHALQAEGSLLWMTYPGRTPGDRPRFVDEATRRGVLNEQRFGWGAAAGDLDNDGWLDLVQANGMVDDRLDRDDAIEADLFGSKDYWYVNHKLMQAGPEIHTFADRWGDLRGRTIYPNEKRRVYLNRGPRDRLQFGDVAAEVGLTKGDNSRGVAMVDFDDDGDLDVLITNQHGPATLLRNSLVESGNGVGRAWIDLAIAGNGRDTPRDAIGSQVAVSYAEAGARVTQFAQISRVNGFAGHEGPTLHVGLGEATGPVDVEVTWSGSGTTTRFEALPAGRRHRLVQP, encoded by the coding sequence CTGGTGAAAGAACTTCAACCGCGCGCGGCGGGCCGATGGCAGATCCCGACGTGGCGCGATCCCCGCTGGGCGTTTGCGGCGATCCTGACGCTCTATGCCGTCCTGGGTTGCACGGTGCTCGGTTTCAACCGCAATCCGTGGCAGATGCTGGTGACCACGGCCTCGGGCTGCCTCCTGGACGTGGCCCTGGCGCGCGCCTTGCGCGGCCAGCGGATCTTCCCCCTGTCGGCCTACATCAGCACGGTCTCGCTCTCCATCCTGCTCAACTACTCGCACGATTACGTGCTCCTGCTCTTCCCGGTCATCCTGACGATCGGCTCGAAGTACCTGCTGACCTTCGAGGGGAAGCACGTCTTCAACCCGTCGATGTTTGGCGTCGCGGTCTCGCTCCTGGTCGCCCAGGACCTGATCACGACCTCGCCGGCCTACCAGTGGGGCGGCACGATCGCGATGTCGCTCTTCATCGTGATGGCGGCCCTCAGCCTGTTCGTCTTCCAAATCGGCCGGTCGCCGCTCATAGTCTCCTTCCTGCTGTTCTACGCGCTGCAGACCGCCCTGCGGGCGTGGATCATGCGCCACCACCTCCCGTGGGAGACGCTGTTTTACGGGACGCTCACGGCGGCGCCGTTCTTCATCTTCGTCTTCTACATGATCACCGACCCCCAGACGTCGCCGCGCACGCCGCGCGGCCAGATCGCCTTCGCCCTGGCGCTGACGCTGGTCGACCTCTACCTGCACAAGCTGGAGAGCGTCTTCACCTTCTTCTACGCCGCGCTGGCCCTCGCCGCGTGCAAGTTCGCCTTCCTTCACGGCCGGGAGATCTTGCGCGATGGCCTGGCGAGCCGACTGGCCGCGTTTCCCCGCCGGGCCTGGGCGGTCGTGGGCGGCCTCGGAGCGGTGCTGTACCTCGCGTACACCCTGGTGCTGTTTCCGGCCATCAGGACGGTCCCGGCCTTCCGCCTGCTCGAGGTCCCACCGGCCGAGTCGGGGCTGGGCTCGGAGATGGGGCGGGCCTTGCAGCAAGTCGATCCGCGGCTGCGACACATCGCCAAGTGGGTCCTGTCGGTCGGCGACGCGGTGGCGGTGGGCGACTTCGACGGCGACGAAAGGCCCGACCTCTTCCTGACGCACGCGCTCAAGAAGCCGGAGTACCGCGCGGCCCTGTACCGCAACCTGGGCGGATTGCGATTCGCTCGCGTCCGGGATCCCGCCCTGGCCTCCCTCGCGGCGCGCGATCCGGCCGAAGCCGGCTTGCCGTCGGCCGCGGTGTTCGCCGACTACGACGGGGACGGCGACCAGGACCTGTTCGTGGGCTACGGATACGGCAAGTCGCGGCTGCTACGAAATACCCTGGCCGAGACAGGCACCGCCGCGTTCCGGGATGCGACGCGCGCGGCCGGGATCGACGACCACACCACGTGCCTGGCCGCCACGTTCCTCGACTACGATCGCGACGGCCGCCTGGATCTGTTGATCGGCAACTCGGTAACCCCGTACCTGCGCGACTACGATCCCCCGCGGCCGCTCAACGTCTTCGCCCTGCCGGCGCCGGAGCATGACGGTGATCGCCGGATGTTCCACTTCATGCACGACGGCTGGCACGACGCGACCAACGGGGGACGCAACGCCCTCTACCGCAACCTGGGCGGCGGCCGCTTCGCGAAGCAGGATATCGCGGCCATGGGGATGCCGGAGACCCACTGGACCCTGGCCATCGGCACCGGGGACTTCGACCGGGACGGCTGGCCGGATCTCTACCTGGCGTCTGACTTCGGGCGCGACGACCTCTACCTCAACCGCGGGGGCAAGCGCTTCGAACGCGTCGCGGGCAACCTGTTCGGCGAAATCGGCCTGGATACCTACAAGGGCATGAACAGCACGGTCGCCGACTTCGATCGCAACGGCCATCCGGACGTGTACGTCTCGAACGTCCACCATGCCCTGCAGGCCGAGGGCAGCCTTCTCTGGATGACCTACCCGGGCCGTACGCCTGGCGATCGCCCCAGATTCGTCGACGAGGCGACGCGCCGCGGCGTCCTCAACGAGCAACGCTTCGGCTGGGGGGCCGCGGCCGGCGACCTCGACAACGATGGCTGGCTGGATCTGGTGCAGGCCAACGGGATGGTGGACGATCGCCTCGACCGCGACGACGCGATCGAGGCCGATCTCTTCGGCTCCAAGGACTACTGGTACGTCAACCACAAGCTCATGCAGGCCGGACCGGAGATCCACACGTTTGCCGATCGCTGGGGGGATCTGCGGGGCCGGACCATCTACCCCAACGAGAAGCGCCGCGTGTACCTGAACCGGGGCCCTCGCGATCGCCTGCAGTTCGGCGACGTGGCCGCCGAGGTGGGCCTCACTAAGGGCGACAACTCGCGGGGGGTGGCCATGGTGGACTTCGACGACGACGGCGACCTGGACGTCCTAATCACCAATCAGCACGGCCCCGCGACGCTCTTGCGCAACTCCCTGGTCGAGTCGGGCAACGGCGTAGGCCGAGCGTGGATCGACCTGGCAATTGCCGGCAACGGCCGCGATACGCCTCGCGACGCCATCGGGTCCCAGGTGGCGGTGAGCTACGCCGAGGCGGGAGCCCGCGTAACGCAGTTCGCCCAGATCAGCCGCGTCAACGGCTTCGCGGGCCACGAGGGTCCCACCTTGCACGTGGGCCTGGGGGAGGCCACAGGACCGGTGGACGTGGAGGTCACCTGGTCGGGAAGCGGCACGACGACGCGCTTCGAGGCCTTGCCGGCCGGCCGCCGGCATCGCCTGGTCCAGCCCTGA
- a CDS encoding GH3 auxin-responsive promoter family protein, with the protein MLGRLRLGSANALAALGHAAAARRFAAALQDPAAAQQARLAEIVVANAGSAFGRAHGFGAIRTPADFQRSVPPADYDARYPWVERALHGEPGVLTSAPILMFEKTSGSAGRAKYIPYTAPLRSEFQAATGAWLFDLWRRRPGLRTGSAYWSVSPAAREPETTPGGHPVGFADDTEYFDPVTRWVLRQILAVPGDVARVADMTEVRRITIDRLVASRDLALISVWNPSFLTLLVDAIEARSGRFDASALWPRLDLISCWTDASAALFVEAVRERFPGVAIQGKGLLSTEGVVSIPLWGHPGAALALTSHFLEFEAPGAERPFLAHELEPGERYAVLLTTGGGLYRYATRDLVEVVGRVARTPLVRFAGKVDLVSDLCGEKISALHVEAVLAALLGPGTRFALLAPEVGAPPHYVLYFEGPAPPDSGALDARLRENPHYAYCRELGQLGAARVAPVLDGECKYLAGCEALGQKPGNVKPAALHRDSGWKIRFGLADSGNVS; encoded by the coding sequence ATGCTGGGCCGGTTACGCCTCGGTAGTGCCAACGCGCTTGCGGCGCTTGGCCATGCCGCCGCCGCCCGCCGCTTCGCAGCCGCTCTGCAAGATCCGGCAGCCGCGCAGCAAGCTCGCCTGGCCGAAATCGTCGTCGCAAACGCCGGCAGCGCCTTCGGGCGCGCGCACGGGTTCGGCGCGATACGGACGCCTGCCGACTTCCAGCGGTCGGTCCCCCCGGCCGACTACGACGCCCGTTACCCGTGGGTCGAGCGCGCCCTGCATGGCGAACCGGGCGTGCTGACGAGCGCGCCCATCCTCATGTTCGAGAAGACGTCCGGATCGGCCGGCCGGGCCAAGTACATTCCGTACACCGCGCCGCTGCGCAGCGAGTTCCAGGCGGCGACCGGGGCGTGGCTCTTCGACCTCTGGCGGCGCCGTCCGGGCCTGCGGACGGGCAGCGCTTACTGGTCCGTGTCGCCGGCGGCGCGGGAGCCTGAGACCACCCCCGGCGGTCATCCGGTGGGCTTCGCGGACGATACCGAGTACTTCGATCCCGTCACTCGCTGGGTCCTGCGCCAGATCCTGGCCGTGCCGGGCGACGTCGCGCGCGTCGCGGATATGACCGAGGTCCGGCGCATCACCATCGATCGCCTCGTCGCCAGCCGCGATCTGGCCCTGATCTCGGTGTGGAACCCGAGTTTCCTGACGCTGCTGGTGGACGCCATCGAGGCGCGATCGGGCCGTTTCGACGCCAGCGCGCTCTGGCCCCGGCTCGACCTGATCTCGTGCTGGACGGACGCGTCCGCGGCCCTGTTCGTGGAAGCCGTGCGGGAGCGCTTCCCGGGGGTGGCCATCCAGGGGAAGGGGTTGCTCTCGACCGAGGGCGTCGTGTCGATCCCGCTCTGGGGGCATCCCGGCGCGGCCCTGGCGCTCACGAGCCATTTCCTCGAATTCGAGGCGCCGGGCGCCGAACGGCCGTTCCTGGCGCATGAGCTCGAGCCTGGCGAGCGGTACGCGGTGCTCCTGACGACCGGCGGCGGACTGTACCGCTATGCCACCCGCGATCTGGTCGAGGTGGTAGGGAGGGTGGCCCGGACGCCGCTCGTGCGTTTCGCCGGCAAGGTCGATCTGGTGAGCGATCTCTGCGGCGAGAAGATCAGCGCCCTCCACGTGGAGGCCGTCCTCGCCGCCTTGCTCGGCCCGGGGACGCGCTTCGCGCTGCTGGCGCCGGAAGTGGGCGCGCCGCCGCACTACGTGCTGTACTTCGAGGGGCCCGCCCCCCCGGATTCGGGTGCCCTGGACGCCAGGCTGCGCGAAAACCCCCACTACGCCTACTGTCGCGAACTGGGCCAACTCGGAGCGGCGCGAGTCGCTCCGGTATTGGACGGCGAGTGCAAGTACCTTGCGGGCTGCGAGGCGCTGGGCCAGAAGCCGGGCAACGTGAAGCCGGCGGCGCTGCATCGGGACAGCGGCTGGAAAATCAGATTCGGTCTCGCCGACTCCGGGAACGTGTCATGA